Within the Medicago truncatula cultivar Jemalong A17 chromosome 4, MtrunA17r5.0-ANR, whole genome shotgun sequence genome, the region AATAACAAAGGGACGTTTGACTTTGTTTTTGTGGATGCTGATAAGAATAACTACTTAAACTATCACGTGAGGATGATTGATCTTGTTAAGGTTGGGGGATTAATCGGTTACGATAACACCTTATGGAGTGGATCAGTGGCAGCTCCACCTGATGCACCTATGATGGATTTCATTAGGAATTTACGTGGTTATGTGATTGAGTTCAATAAACATCTAGCTCAAGATTCAAGAATTGAGATTTGTCAGCTATCTATAGCTGATGGGATTACCCTATGTCGCCGCATCAAGTAATCTCTAGTTGGTGATGATTTGTGTGCTTGCAagatttggatttttatttcgagtttttcaatttttaattaacaaGCTCGTGGAGTGTGTCATAAATATAATAGTtatgattttaatatatataacattttaCCCTCTTCTTGTGACGATGTGTGATATGACCCGACAAAACAATCTCTCTAAAGGATCCCTTGGTTTGTTTATAGTTTTAATCTAATGACCTCCTTTATCAAGTGTTTCATTGACGTTGAAACCATTTGCGATGGTTTTGTCTCTATTGAAAGCAATTGTCGCCACACAGTTACGAGTGCACGAAGAGAGAAGAAACTTTAGCAGAGCTATTTGTAGGAGGCTGCAGATatatttggcttaattgcagttttgacTCTCTAAGTATCACAATCTTGCGATTTTGATCCcttataaataaacaataacaaataagtCCCCTAAGTTTACTCCCTTTTATACTTTTGGCCCCCCGTATCAATTTTGACAAAGTCAATGCATTCCACATCATTtaaagtgaggtgccacgtgtgactttctattttcttgggggccaaaattgcaattaagcctaatgaATAAAGTGATATGGGTGTCACGTATGCATTGACCTAATCAAAATGGTATAGGGGGCCAAAAATGCAAAAGGATGTAAACTTAGGGGgttgatttgttattgttttttataggGGTAAAATCGCAAGATTGTAATACTTTCATAGAGTGTGAAAGTGGtgtaatagattttttttttgtgttaacccaCAAATTATCATTAAAAGGGGTCTTGATAATTCAAAACTCGATCATAAGGTACGTAGTATAGTCCCGCCAAGAATTCTCACAATTTCACACATAacggaaaagaaaaaaagtatttaaatgaAAGAGAGGGAACAATATTTGTATTAAGCTACCATTATCAAGTATTATTGAGTATTATGGAGTATATACCATTATCATGAATATAAAATGGTAGATATTGATATGAGAATGTCTACGTAAGTTTAGTTCAATTGGtaatattgcataatatatttaGGAATTGAGTTTAAATCTCaaacacctcacttattcactttaaaagaataagatagtattttttaattcaCTTTACAAGGTgagacaatattttttacaaataatcaCTTTGTTTATCTTAAAGAGAGAATGATAACCACTTTTTGcataaatcaaaaatcattcCCGTGCAACTATGAATGAAAATTAATCTTTCAAACTTTGTAAAATTCAAGGGCAGCAATAACGTTGTTGTATGTTTAAGTCTAGTTCCAAACTAGAAGGGAATAGTATACAAACAACTACTATTAATTAATCaactaataattaattaaaatgtttgtttttagTGCGATTGtggtcaatattatatttagtGGACTGAGGTCCCATGCCAGTTATGCAGACAACAATGTTAGGTTCATTGATCAtaattagagctgtcaaaacgggcagTCTGGCCCtagcgggcttcgggctttagcgggtcgggccaaaaagcccggttgacaaaacgggcttgaaatatactacccgagttcggtcctacacgggccgcgggttaaacgggccggcccgtattaaaaattatatatttttttattttaaaaaagtactataaaacattgttataatttttttataaataatatttctaatatgtttaaataatgtctagcacaaaagtaaattgtaaacattttcgtacaaacgtcgtaaactaaaacgacgaggaaaatgattttaaataagttagatatgttatggttataaatatttatatattcgatctttaaaactataaataacgaaatgaataaatataattttatattacatttatatttgtattaattcattgaattttcacttttgttttttactttgataatcaactaagtaaataattatttgaaaaatatatataatttatagattttttttttgttatgcgggctaacgggctacccgcggcccattcgggctagctctaacgggtaccgggcttttaagggccgggctaaaaagccctattaaaattcgggctcaatattttaggcctaagccctatatttattcgggctaaataggccggcccgttttgacagctctaatcaTAATCATCTATAAACAATCTTTTTCTAAATAATGAAACATAAGAAATCACACGACACAAATTGAGTCACGCACCTTCTCCTCCTGAATAAGTGTCGAAaacataacaatataaacaaaaacacCAATTCGTTTCCCTTTTAAAACTCCTCAACATTAATCACACTTGGCCACTCAACTAGCTTCTATAGAATCCAGTGATTATCATAATCACCACCCACCATGGCTGTGGACTTTAGCTCCATCCCCATAATTGGTAACTCAACTCTTTCTCACTTTATCATAACCTTGGTTTACTATATTATTACTAGAACTAAACCATCTTATAATTGGATTCTCTTATGAAAGTTTCtactatgtttttatttttggaaactTGTATCCAAGATTCATTAGACTTTTTATTGATGCAGATATTAGTCCTCTTTTAGCCAAGTCAGATGATCCAAAAATGGCTGAGGATCCTGGTGTACTTGATGTTGTTGCACAATTGGATAAGGCTTGTACAGAAGCAGGGTTCTTTTATGTGGTAATTCTTCCATctttgaacctttttttttaccgTTTACTTTTACTTTGTGGTTTTACACTTCCTTTTTTGCTGTAATTGAGGGAAacaaaagagtagtgatattttaacaaccatttgagacaacttttggtgacaacttattttctctctcttttcattggttaaaaacattggagagagaaaaaggaagagagaataagaggataatgtgagtatgagagagaaagttgtcacaaattggttgtacaaatatcatttctcaaacaaAAAGGTCATTAGTTTTAGAATTATTAGATAAAATTTGTAAGAATCTGCATTGCATATATCAAATTACATATATCAAAGAGGTTAGTTTTTATGGAACAGTGGGTCCAGATCAACTTTTACTAACATATTTGATGTTATGAATTTCATATACATAACTAACTAATAGTACTGGAAAATTGAAATGGTTACAAAAAATAATGGCACAAAAATAACTGAGTAAAGTAGATGAAGATAAAGCATTGATACATAGTCAATGAATCAGGCTTTGAGTTAATTTGATAAGTTAGATTATGGAAACTTTAGCCAATCCATTGTCATGGACACTCTTTTGATTCAACTTCTGTAGTTCAACTCAAGAAATTGATCAACTACTCTGTCCTTTTGTGTTATAAGATTAATTTCAATCGCTTTGGTCCTTGATTGACAGAAAGGCCATGGCATTCCTGATAGTCTTCTTAAAGGGGTTCGAGATATAACGCGTAGATTCTTCGAACTTCCATATGAAGAAAAGGCGAAGATCAAAATGACTCCGGCTAATGGTTTCAGGTTTTATTGGTTGCATTGATCCCTATATAAGCATCACTTCAGTACATACTCATCAGTTAATGGTTATACTAATACCTGGCTAACTTCTGCTATAGAGGATATGAGAAGATTGGAGAAAATATAACTGAAGGTGCACCTGATATGCACGAAGCTATTGATGTAAGTCTTAATTGTTCCTTCACATTAAATTAGAAGTCTATGTTCCTAGTAGTTTCTTATTATATAATAGATATGCTTTATTAAAGATGAGATTTTCTAAGTACATTTTCTTTCTCTAATTGAACCTAGCATAGCAGGTTCAATGATTTATTCTGCTTCTTATGTTTCTATCAAGCAATaaattttctcattattttcCTTTAACAGTGCTATAGGGAAGTGACTAAGGGCATGTATGGAGATCTTGGCAAAGTTATGGAAGGATTCAACCAGTGGTATGAAGAAATAGGAGTTTCTATTTATCTTCATTCCTCCACACAAATAACCACACTCTCCCTTCAATTTTTAGctgaataaatgaatattatgatATGCTTTTAATCCTAAATGTCTGGTTAATTGGCCCTatttagataaacaacttaattaagttgttttcataaatgaGAGCTTGTGgaaataaattgtttatataagctctcccaaacagtTTTATTAGTGTTTATATTAGTAGATATGCTCAAATATGTCAATCCAAACCAGTCCAAAGAATATTCACTCAATTAGATGGATGCCAAGGCTTACCTTTGCTTTCGATCTTCTTTCactttttgtttcattttacaGGCCACAAAATCCTCCAAAGTTCAAATTTCTTATGGAGGAATATATTAGCCTCTGCAAAGGCATGTTTTCTCCTACCCTATTTAACTATTTCAACGCATAAACTCTGGCCAAAgttgtttttcttatattgttCTTTTGGTTAGAGCAGATCTTGCCAAGAAAATCATGCGCGGAATTGCTTTAGCATTAGGTGGATCACCATACGAATTTGAAGGTGATCGAGCTGGTGATCCATTTTGGGTGATGCGTATAATTGGTTACCCTGGTGTATCCAGTGATGACATTGGATGGTAATGAAATCAATCCAAAACATGAAGCTATCTAATgtttgtctcttttttttttttcctatgttTGTTAGACCTTACATTATTGacctctttttcattttttctctttttggtcTTCCACTTctttcaatcaaaacaaatcCAGTGGAGCTCACACAGATTATGGTACATATATCTTACCCTTTACATTATGATAAGtcttgaatatatttttagtccttgttaATGAGTTTAGCTGCTGCTCAACAGGTTTATTGACTTTGTTGAACCAGGATGATGATATAAATGCTCTTCAGGTTTGCAACATATTGGTCCTTTCTTGCAATATATGGCTAATTGTGACTATATTTAAAAGCACAAAGTTCTGTTTACAAAATTTCGATTAGTGAGCAGTGcaaatcttttaattttgtcagattccttagttttttttccttcgtattttcacttttttcttcAACCCCATTTATGTTGTAAAATTGTTTCAGGTAAGAAACCTATCTGGCGAGTGGATATCCGCACCTCCAGTTCCTGGGACATTTGTGTGCAACATTGGCGACATGCTTAAGGTATCTTACACTTGAATACTACCTGAGATTTGGTGACCATTTGATTAAGTGTGGAAGATATGCAACTGCAGATATACTCCAACGGTTTGTACGAGTCAACTTTGCATCGGGTGATAAACAACTCCTCAAAATATAGAGTCAGTGTAGTATATTTTTACGAGGTTAGCCCTAATTGGTTTGTATCAGTCTTTTTTACTGGATTTTTTTAGTTGCTTATATCATTTTCCACTGCTGCATTCACAGACAAACTTTGATGCTGCGGTAGAGCCGTTGAATACATACAAAACAACGATAAATGGTGACAAGAAGTTTGAAAGAGCCATCTACGGAGAGCATCTAGTCAAGAAGGTCCTCACAAATTTTGTTGATGGGTGACTGTTTTTCTCTTTCTAGTGAATAATAAGTTAAGCATCTTGTATGTTGATAAGCTCCTGCTTGCATGTCCAAATCTACTAAGAATAATTTTAAGTCAAAATCAAGTGTTTATTATCTATCAAATTATTAACGTCAAATACAACACAGAGACAAACACAAATTTGTCCGCTAAGCAAAAGAATCTGTGTTTTAACAGTTATGTGTACAACACCACTGTTAATTGGCAATTGCCATAAGAATGAGTCAAATACAACACAAAGAAATCAGTGATTTGAACCAATCTACATTCTAATTGTTACAAAAGTGTAAATAAATTATCTGTGTAGATATGTTTACTTTGCTTGGCAGAATCATGTCTGCCACTTGCAGACTATATTTCACTGTCCCGGTTTAACTTTGAACCACCGAATGTTCGTCTGGAGCTAGCTGTGTTGATCTGTGTAACTTTCTGTGGGTTCGATCTCGGTAGATTTGTGATAAAGTGGAATTCTAGTACCTGTCTCCCTAAGTTGATGCACCATGTCATAAAGATAATCAAAGGTAACTttaaattgtttattaaaaTCTTCCCTGATGTGTAGCTGAAGGCTGAACCAGTCTCCCAACAATTTATGAACATGGGAGCGTATTATTCTCCATGGCACAGCCGGACACATATTCCTCCGTACAAAATCCGGCAAAGAGGGCTGGATTTTCTAGCAGAGTCTCGGCCGAAAGCACACCTTCTACACCAGTCGCTTTCAAACAGTCTTTAACATCATCCATATGCCTTATGTTCCCATTGGCGTGGACTGGGATTCTGACTGCTTCCTTCACAGCCTTGATGGTTTTCCAATCCGCTCGAAATTTATGCCCATCCTTCTTGTTCCTCATCCTCCCGTGAACAGCTAAAAGCAAACAACCAGCCTCCTCAAGCATCTTTAGCATACTTCAAGGTGTCCTCTAATTTTGGAAAGAATCTGATCTTGCATGAAACAGGAACTTCGAGGTTGAGAGCCAGTTTTTCCACTAAACATTTCACAAGAGGAAGGTTATCCATCAAGAAAGCACCATAGTTTCCTTGTTTAGCAATTCGCTGAGGACACCTATAGAAtcacaaaatatgaaaataaatccACCAAAACCTTACGATCACAAAAATGTACCATCCAAAAGGGCTAGATCATTCACATTGtcgagcaataccaaaacactcctgaactttttttacttaagaaaatcaTACTTAAACTATGTCCATTAGccaatttattgtttttcttaagAATTGTAtacaaaccttaaacgactgTTAATTTGAAATAGGGGGAGTATAACACTTTTTTGCGCACTCATGGTATCCTCTAGCCGAAACTAATCCATCAAGGTACAAAGACCAAATTAAGGGGATGACATCTCTCTACAATACCTCTACAGATGTTCTTCTACACATATCAGTTAATAAGTTCAAACTATTGACCACTTGCTTAGGGAACTAGATTATTTGCCAAATGCATCACAGTTTAATTGCATGGATTATTCACTATCTCCCATAATTTGCACTTGAATGTTACAATATGCCTTAAATAGAGCTTTAATATTTTCATTCTAAGAACAACAAAGGATTTGTAGTAAAGCAACCTATGCAGCACCAACATTTTAGATTGAAAGTCTTGGTGTCCAACACGAGCGTGTATACACTCAATTCAATCACTCTCACTTTCTGAAATTATTACTAATGTCTACGTGTTACTGACAATGTTGTGTCTGATGTTGGTATCAGTGTCCTATACATAGCATCTAGTGTGTCAAACAAAGGCAACCAACCATCAAATATCATGTATTCACATGTGTCTTGAATTGAATTTGTGACACCGTTATTTAACCACGAggttgtgaattcggacaaaatcacaccaatgaataataaagatgtgtggagcgaatgaagtggtaatcaatagataaagtgtctccaaacaacaacaacaaaaaacagacctaaatctaagtgtagagcaacaccacaggcataatcaaaacaataaagataagcaatgaaagaaaggaacaaacacaccaagattgttgacccagttcggtccaatatgacctaatctgggggagagagcagccctccaatccactatgatgaaagtgttacaaaagagttacaagaaatatAGAGTCAGTGTAGTATATTTTTACGAGGTTAGCTCTAATTTGTTTATATCGGACTTTTTTACTAGTTTTTTTAGTTGCTTATACCATTTTCCACTACTGCATTCACAGACAAACTTTGATGCTGCGGTAGAGCCATTAGATACTCATAAAACAAGGACAAATGGTGACTATAAGTTTGAAAGAGCTGTCTACGGAGAGCATCTAGTCAAGAAGGTCCTTACAAATTTTGTTTACGAGTGActgtttttctctttcaaaatgaACAATAAGTTAAGCATCTTGTTTATAAGCTCCTGCTTGCATGTCCAGATCTACTAAGAATAATGTTTAGTTAAAGTCAAATGTTTATTATCTATCAAATTATTAACGACTCCATTCTTAAAACTTATGCCTGAGAACACTTTCATTTTCAAGACTAGACGTGGGGCACTCAGTTGTACGATATCATCCAATATATTATGAATCTTGACCCTGCTTTTCACGTATAAAACGCTAATCCAAACTATAAAATGCTAATGATGAAATGAACAAATTAGAACAAATAAAACCAATCAAGTCCAACAAGCAATCATATGATATCGATATGTTAATACCGTCAAAAACATGCACCAATCCAAGCTATGAAATGTTGAAGACAAACACAAATTTGTCGGCTCAGCAAAAGATCTTTGTTTTAACAGTTATGTGTACAACACCACTGTCAATTGGCAATTGCCATAAGAATGAAGTCAAatacaacacaagaaatcagTGATTTGAACCAATCTACTTTCTAATTGTTACAAAATTGTAAAGAAATTATCTGTGTAGATATGTTTGCTTTGCTTGGCAGAACCATGTCTGCCGTTCGTAGACTATATTTCACTGTCCCAGTTTAACTTTGAACCACCGAATGTTCATTTGATGCTAGTTGTGTTGATCTGTGTAACTTTCTGTGGGTTCCATCTCTGTAGATTTGCGGTAAAGTGGAATTCTAGTACCTGTCTCCCTAAGTTGATCCACCATGTCATAAAGATACTCAAAGGTAACTTTATATTGTTTATTAAAATCTTCCCTGATGTGTGGCTGAAGGCTGAACCAGTCTCCCAACAATTTATGAACATGGGAGCGTATTATTCTCCATGGCACAGGGTACTTTTCACAAAGATTCAAATACTCTATTAACAGATCTGCCTGGTCCAATTTCCCATCTACAAAGGTTCCTTCTTCACAGCCGGACACCCATTCCTCCGTACGAAATCCGGCAAAGAGTGCTGGATTTTCAAGCAGAGTCTCGGCAGAAAGCACACCTTCTACACCAGTCGCTTCCAAACAGTCTTTAACATCATCCATATGCCTTATGTTCCCATTGGCGAGAACTGGGATTCTGACTGCTTCCTTCACAGCCTTAATGGCTTTCCAGTCTGCTCGAAATTTACTCCCATCCTTCTCATCCCTCGTCCTCCCATGAACAGCTAAAAGCAAACAACCAGCCTCCTCAAGCATTTTAGCATACTTCAATGTGTCCTCTAATTTCGGAAAGAGTCTGATCTTGCATGAAACAGGAACTTCGAGGTTGAGAGCCAGCTTTTCCACTAAAGATTTCACGAGAGGAAGGTTATCCATCAAGAAAGCACCATAGTTTCCCTTTTTAGCAATCCTCTGAGGACACCTATAGAATCaccaaatatgaaaataaatccACCAAAACCTTACGATCACAAAAATGTAACATCCAAAAGGGCTAGATCATTCGCATTGtcgagcaataccaaaacactcCAGTACTTTTTTTACCTAAGAAAATCATACTTAAACTATGTCCATTAGccaatttattgtttttcttaagATTTGTATAGAAACCATAACTCTTAATTtgaaacagagggagtataacACTTTTTTTGCGCACTCATGGTATCCTCTAGCCGAAACTAATCCCTCAAGGTACAAAGACCAAATTAAGGGGCTTAGATCTCTCTAAAAAACGTCTACAGATGTTCTTCTACACATATCAGTTTAATAAGATCAAACTTTTGACCACATGCTGAGGAAACTAGATTATCTGCCAAATGTATCACACTTCAATAGCATGGATCATTCACTATCTCCCATAATATGCACTAGAATGTTACAGTATGCATTAAATAGagctttaaaaaatttattccaaGAATAACAAAGGATTTATAGTATAACAACCTATGCAGCACCAACATTTTAGATTGAAAGTGCGTCTGGAGTCCGACACAGGCATGTATACACTCAATtcaatcaatttcattttctgaaatatattttcagtgtctacatgttgttgttgtcagTGTTGTGACCGATGTCGGTATCAATGTTCCACACATAGCCAGGACTGTTTCTGAGATTTTGGTGAACCTACAATTTGGGTcctaactaaaaaaaagttggGGCCCAAATTTTGTACTTATTTTTTTGGGCCTAGGGCGGTCGCCCTCTTCGCCCTGCCTAAGATACAGCCCTCTGCATAACCATCTAGTGTATCAACAGAGAAAACCAATGATTATATAACCATGACTTAATACAACAAAAACCACAGattgaaacaaattttgttcTAGTCAACCACTCATTAATTCCCTACCATATCCAATCCATTTCCTCTACTCATACGTGGCAAACACAAAtagatatgaatgaaatcaataaCAAAGACAATGCAAAGAAACAAAACATTACCCAAGATTGATATCAACGTAATCAGTAAAAGGCTCAACTCTCCGTGCAGCTTCCAACAAAATATCAGGATCATTGGcacaaaattgaacaaaaagtgGTCGATcctcctaaaaaaaaactccCAAGGTCACAATAGAACTACAATAACAACACTAGTTGTAATAGTAGAATCATTAAAAATACCTTGCAAGTGGTGAATTCTTCATTTCTATACTTTTCAGCTTCAGTGAAAATCCTCCCATGCAACATTGGAGTATACGCAGCTTGAGCACCGTACTTCCGACACAGCATCCGGTACGGTAACTCCGAATTATCAACCATCGGAGCAACAATCAATTTGGGTCGACCCAGTTTGGTCCAATGAGCCCACGCGCGTTCAACGCGTGCATCTGCGGTGAGGGTTAGGTTACGTGGAGGGTGTTCGTTTTCGGGATCCGGAGAAGTTCGGGTTTGGGCCATAACTGAATATGATGAATATGGTTGAAGAACGAAAGATTTGATATGAAAGTGAGAGAAGAAGGAAGAGAAGGGTTTTGGTTGTTTCATGAGAGAATCAGAATGATGATTAAGGGTTTTGTTAACCAACCCATCGCCGCCAGACAGTGTGTGATAACTTGAAGTTAGTGACCAGTCAAGTTGCGGgatattttcttcttgttttttagATTTACAAACGGCTTTTGCGTTTTGTGCTCCTAAAAAATAGGACTGCGAGAAATTACTATTGAGAAAACAATTTACcaaacttttctaaataaaataaaggcttaaataaTTAAACGGTTTCCTATttgtcacaaaaataaaataaacggtTTCCTTGCAAAGTCGTGGATTCCATTGCGAGTCACCTTGTGTGGTTTGCAATAATGACATGAAAGATGAAATGCACATGTTTATGCAATGCAAGTTTGCTATTGATTGTTGGAAAGAGGCAAACTTTTGGGGCAAGATAGAGTTGTACATGATGTTAAGCGGTAGTTTTTCATATATTATCTTTGTCATTCTTAGAGCGCTTGAAGTGGACAATCATGCTAGATTTGTCGCTATTTTATGAAGTATTTGGCGTGCGCGTAATGCTTGTTTATGGAGCAAAAATTTGTCAATGTTCATGCATCTTGTGTTCTAGCCCTGGATACAGTTCGCGATTACATGTGGTGTCGTCGTCTCAATGATGATGTGGAGTCTGCTACTCCAGTTTGGTCTAAACCACATGCAGATTAGATCAAGTGTAACGTTGATTGTGCCCTTTTCGAAGCCGAAGAAAAATTTGGTATTGGTATCTATTTTCGAGACAACCTTGGATATCTTATCCAAGCTAACTCTAtggtattttcttttcttactaTCGGAGCTGAGTGTGAAGCTACCGCTCTACAACAAGGCCTCCAAATTGATCTTCACCTTGGCCTGAATCAGGTAGTATTTGAAAGTGATTGTCAACAAGTGGTGAATGCAGTCCTTAATAATAGCTCATATATGAATGAACTAGGAAGTTTACTCTCTAATTGTAGGACTTTACTTTTATCTAATGCTAGTTATGCTCGCATATATTAGGGCAAGCTAATATAGTCACTCATAACCTTGCCCGAACGTTTCCtattatacacattttttttaggaacagAGAGAGTCATTTTGTTGATTATATTCGGCTAAGATTACTATGGCAGGTAATATGGCTCATACTCACCAATATATTGAGACGATTTTGGCTAAGATTGAtgataattttcaaaagaaGAGGATTGAATTGAATATTTGAAAGATGATTGACATGAAATATACTACAATATTCTTAATTGattatttcataatatatatatacacacacacacatacatgtCTTTATGCGAGTATTAATATATCAAAAGATAAAGGAGCAAAAAAGATGAgggatagagagagagagagagagagagagagagagaggagaagatTAAGTAGGaaattaaaatgttattttagtaTTATAGAAATTAGAACATTAACTCGTACAATTTACGAGTCATTTATATAGGATAAATACTTCATCTGCCTCTATTTATAAGACTCAATGACACTTTTTAcgtatatgaaaaaaaaaatgttagtgcAATTAATTTGTCAAATTTAAGCATGAATATTACATGTAACATTCCCTTTATGTATAAAtgcattcaataataattttttacatgcTAAATCAAAATGGtagtattaataaaaatatatttgaaaaataagtaataaataaatatcaaagtgtCTTATGCACAGGGACAAGCAAATTTTCCAAAAGGAAATATAGGTGTAATAGTATATGCCAATGAGTATAGTTTTATCCCTAGTACATATTTTGGTTGAAAATCTTACATCGAAAAATGTGTGTGCGCACACTTGTCA harbors:
- the LOC25493482 gene encoding probable 2-oxoglutarate-dependent dioxygenase At3g50210 isoform X2 yields the protein MAVDFSSIPIIDISPLLAKSDDPKMAEDPGVLDVVAQLDKACTEAGFFYVKGHGIPDSLLKGVRDITRRFFELPYEEKAKIKMTPANGFRGYEKIGENITEGAPDMHEAIDCYREVTKGMYGDLGKVMEGFNQWPQNPPKFKFLMEEYISLCKDLAKKIMRGIALALGGSPYEFEGDRAGDPFWVMRIIGYPGVSSDDIGCGAHTDYGLLTLLNQDDDINALQVRNLSGEWISAPPVPGTFVCNIGDMLKIYSNGLYESTLHRVINNSSKYRVSVVYFYETNFDAAVEPLDTHKTRTNGDYKFERAVYGEHLVKKVLTNFVYE
- the LOC25493484 gene encoding tRNA-dihydrouridine(16/17) synthase [NAD(P)(+)]-like; this translates as MKQPKPFSSFFSHFHIKSFVLQPYSSYSVMAQTRTSPDPENEHPPRNLTLTADARVERAWAHWTKLGRPKLIVAPMVDNSELPYRMLCRKYGAQAAYTPMLHGRIFTEAEKYRNEEFTTCKEDRPLFVQFCANDPDILLEAARRVEPFTDYVDINLGCPQRIAKKGNYGAFLMDNLPLVKSLVEKLALNLEVPVSCKIRLFPKLEDTLKYAKMLEEAGCLLLAVHGRTRDEKDGSKFRADWKAIKAVKEAVRIPVLANGNIRHMDDVKDCLEATGVEGVLSAETLLENPALFAGFRTEEWVSGCEEGTFVDGKLDQADLLIEYLNLCEKYPVPWRIIRSHVHKLLGDWFSLQPHIREDFNKQYKVTFEYLYDMVDQLRETGTRIPLYRKSTEMEPTESYTDQHN
- the LOC25493482 gene encoding probable 2-oxoglutarate-dependent dioxygenase At3g50210 isoform X1, which encodes MAVDFSSIPIIDISPLLAKSDDPKMAEDPGVLDVVAQLDKACTEAGFFYVKGHGIPDSLLKGVRDITRRFFELPYEEKAKIKMTPANGFRGYEKIGENITEGAPDMHEAIDCYREVTKGMYGDLGKVMEGFNQWPQNPPKFKFLMEEYISLCKDLAKKIMRGIALALGGSPYEFEGDRAGDPFWVMRIIGYPGVSSDDIGCGAHTDYGLLTLLNQDDDINALQVRNLSGEWISAPPVPGTFVCNIGDMLKIYSNGLYESTLHRVINNSSKYRVSVVYFYETNFDAAVEPLNTYKTTINGDKKFERAIYGEHLVKKVLTNFVDG